In Dama dama isolate Ldn47 chromosome 20, ASM3311817v1, whole genome shotgun sequence, a single window of DNA contains:
- the MCL1 gene encoding induced myeloid leukemia cell differentiation protein Mcl-1, producing the protein MFGLKRNAVIGLNLYCGGAGLGQGSGASSPGGRLLAAGKEATARREVGGGEAGTVIGGSAGPSPPATLAPDARRVARPSPIGAEGPDVTATPTRLLFFAPTRRASPPEEMESPISDAIMSPEEELDGCEPDPLGKRPAVRSLPLLVGEASNNSPGSDGSLPSTPPPAEEEEDELYRQSLEIISQYLREQATGAKDAKPLGGSGATSRKALETLRRVGDGVQRNHETAFQGMLRKLDIKNEDDVKSLSRVMVHVFSDGVTNWGRIVTLISFGAFVAKHLKSINQESCIEPLAESITDVLVRSKRDWIVKQRGWDGFVEFFHVEDLEGGIRNVLLAFAGVAGVGAGLAYLIR; encoded by the exons ATGTTCGGCCTGAAGAGAAACGCAGTAATCGGACTGAACCTCTACTGTGGGGGAGCCGGATTAGGACAGGGCAGCGGCGCCTCCTCTCCCGGGGGGCGGCTTTTGGCTGCGGGGAAGGAGGCCACGGCGCGGCGAGAGGTAGGGGGAGGGGAAGCCGGCACGGTGATTGGCGGAAGCGCCGGCCCGAGCCCCCCGGCCACTCTTGCGCCCGACGCCCGGAGGGTCGCGCGGCCCTCGCCCATTGGCGCCGAGGGCCCCGACGTCACTGCGACCCCCACCAGACTGCTGTTCTTCGCGCCCACACGCCGCGCGTCGCCGCCTGAAGAGATGGAATCCCCGATCTCCGACGCCATCATGTCGCCCGAAGAGGAGCTGGACGGGTGCGAGCCAGACCCTCTCGGGAAGCGGCCTGCCGTCCGGTCTTTACCTTTGTTGGTCGGAGAAGCCAGTAACAACAGTCCAGGCTCGGACGGCTCGCTGCCCTCGACGCCGCCCccagcagaggaggaggaggacgagtTATATCGGCAGTCCCTGGAGATTATCTCTCAGTACCTCCGGGAGCAGGCAACCGGCGCCAAGGACGCGAAGCCCCTGGGCGGGTCTGGGGCCACCAGCCGGAAGGCGTTGGAGACCCTGCGCCGAGTCGGGGATGGGGTGCAGCGCAACCACGAGACGGCTTTCCAAG GCATGCTTCGGAAACTGGACATCAAAAACGAAGACGATGTCAAATCTTTGTCTCGAGTGATGGTTCATGTTTTCAGTGACGGAGTAACAAACTGGGGCAGGATTGTGACTCTTATTTCTTTTGGTGCCTTTGTGGCCAAACACTTGAAGAGTATAAATCAAGAAAGCTGCATCGAACCACTAGCAGAAAGCATCACAGATGTTCTCGTAAGGTCAAAACGAGACTGGATAGTCAAACAAAGAGGCTGG gaTGGGTTTGTGGAGTTCTTCCATGTAGAGGACCTAGAAGGCGGCATCAGAAATGTGCTGCTGGCTTTTGCAGGTGTTGCCGGAGTAGGAGCTGGTTTGGCATATCTAATAAGATAG
- the ADAMTSL4 gene encoding ADAMTS-like protein 4 yields the protein MEKWAGRPRLCLMLLLSLPQLCLDQEVLSGQSLQTPPEEGQGPEGVWGPWDQWASCSQPCGVGVQRRSRTCQLPTTQLHQGLPLPPRPPRHPEALLPRGQGTRPQTSRETLPLYRPTPRGRGGPFRGPASQLGREEAPETQGARRSRVRDPIKPGMFGYGRVPFALPLHRNRRHPRRPPRSELSQTSDRPSLTPRTEPSSANHTQKTELSPTEPSAHTLPPQAEPPSPEAAQTAVPSRARPAPTGPHLRAQASGTEPSFPPTSPGEGSSFHLSLQPRRPSSQGWASPRLADRHPNPSLSVPWGRGQQSREQWRPGGNLHGSLTESAPPHADGWLPLLSSGPHSSPLWSLFAPSSPVPRCSGESEQLRACSQAPCPPEQPDPRALQCAAFDSQEFMGQLYQWEPFTEVQGSQRCELNCRPRGFRFYVRHTQKVQDGTLCQPGALDICVAGRCLSPGCDGILGSGRHPDGCGVCGGDDSTCRLVSGNLTERGGSLGYQKILSIPAGASRLQIAQLRPSSNYLALRGPGGRSIINGNWAVDPPGSYTAGGTVFRYNRPPREEGAGESLSAEGPTTQPVDVYMIFQEENPGVFYQYVISSPPPNLENPTLEPRVPQLQPEILRVEPPPASAPRPARTPGTLQRQVRIPQMPAPPPPRTPLGSPAGYWKRVGHSECSASCGKGVWRPIFLCISRESGEELDERSCALGARPPASPEPCHGPPCPPYWEAGEWTSCSRSCGPGTQHRQLRCRQEFGGGGSSVPPERCGHLPRPNITQPCQLRLCGHWEVRSPWSQCSVRCGRGQRSRQVRCVGNNGDEVSEQECASGPPRPPSREACDMGPCTTAWFHSDWSSKCSAECGTGIQRRSVVCLGSGEAHGISQEEAGAGAGEQTCAPGSRPPDMRACSLGPCEVKWCWYTGPWAECSSDCGSGTQRRDVICVSKLGTEFNVTSPSNCSHLPRPPALQPCQGQDCQDRWFSTPWSPCSRSCQGGVQTREVQCLTANQTLSIRCPLHLRPARKRSCNSQPCSQRPDDQCKDNSPHCPLVVQARLCVYPYYTATCCRSCAHVLERSPPEPA from the exons ATGGAGAAGTGGGCAGGCAG GCCCCGGTTGTGTCTGATGCTGCTTCTGTCCCTCCCTCAGCTGTGCCTGGATCAGGAG GTGTTGTCTGGACAGTCTCTTCAGACACCCCCCGAGGAGGGCCAGGGCCCTGAAGGGGTCTGGGGTCCTTGGGaccagtgggcctcttgctcccAGCCCTGCGGGGTTGGGGTACAGCGCCGGAGCCGGACATGTCAGCTCCCGACAACTCAACTCCACCAGGGCCTGCCCCTTCCACCCAGGCCCCCAAGACATCCAGAAGCCCTGCTTCCCCGGGGTCAGGGCACCAGACCGCAGACTTCCCGAGAAACCCTTCCCCTGTACAGGCCAACACCTCGAGGAAGAGGTGGCCCCTTTCGAGGTCCTGCTTCTCAATTAGGGAGAGAGGAGGCTCCGGAGACTCAAGGAGCCAGGAG GTCCCGGGTTCGAGACCCCATCAAGCCAGGAATGTTTGGCTATGGGAGGGTGCCCTTTGCTTTGCCGCTCCATCGGAACCGCAGGCATCCCCGAAGACCACCCAGATCTGAACTCTCTCAAACCTCAGATCGTCCATCCCTGACTCCGAGAACAGAGCCATCTTCTGCAAACCACACCCAGAAAACAGAACTGTCTCCTACAGAACCTTCTGCCCACACCCTCCCCCCGCAAGCAGAACCCCCAAGCCCCGAAGCTGCTCAGACAGCAGTGCCCTCTAGAGCCAGGCCTGCCCCCACAGGGCCACACCTCAGAGCCCAGGCCTCTGGCACAGAGCCCTCTTTTCCTCCCACATCCCCGGGAGAAGGTAGCTCCTTTCACCTGTCCCTTCAGCCAAGAAGGCCAAGTTCCCAGGGTTGGGCCAGTCCCCGGCTGGCAGACAGACACCCTAATCCTTCCCTTTCTGTGCCTTGGGGCCGAGGCCAGCAGAGCCGGGAGCAGTGGAGACCTGGGGGCAATCTCCACGGGTCCCTCACGGAGTCTGCCCCTCCCCATGCAGATGGCTGGCTGCCTCTGCTGAGCTCTGGCCCCCACTCCAGCCCTCTCTGGAGCCTCTTTGCTCCCAGTAGCCCTGTCCCAAGATGTTCTGGGGAGAGTGAACAGCTGAGAGCCTGCAGCCAAGCG CCCTGCCCCCCTGAGCAGCCAGACCCCCGGGCCCTGCAGTGTGCAGCCTTTGACTCCCAGGAGTTCATGGGCCAACTGTACCAGTGGGAGCCCTTCACGGAAG TTCAGGGCTCTCAGCGCTGTGAGCTGAACTGCCGTCCCCGTGGCTTCCGCTTTTATGTCCGTCACACCCAAAAGGTCCAGGACGGGACCTTGTGTCAGCCTGGAGCCCTGGACATCTGTGTGGCTGGACGCTGTCTG AGCCCTGGCTGTGATGGCATCCTCGGCTCTGGCCGGCATCCAGATGGCTGTGGTGTCTGTGGGGGTGATGATTCTACCTGTCGCCTCGTCTCGGGGAACCTCACTGAGCGGGGTGGCTCTCTGGGTTATCAGAAGATCTTGTCCATTCCTGCCGGGGCCTCCCGACTCCAGATCGCCCAGCTCCGGCCCAGCTCCAACTACCTTG CACTTCGAGGTCCTGGGGGCCGGTCCATCATCAATGGAAACTGGGCTGTGGATCCCCCTGGGTCGTATACCGCCGGCGGGACTGTCTTCCGGTACAACCGTCCTCCCCGAGAGGAGGGCGCTGGGGAGAGTCTGTCCGCAGAAGGCCCCACCACCCAGCCTGTGGATGTCTAC aTGATCTTTCAGGAGGAAAACCCAGGTGTTTTCTATCAGTATGTCATCTCTTCACCTCCCCCAAACCTTGAGAACCCCACCCTAGAGCCCCGTGTTCCTCAACTCCAGCCTG AGATTTTGAGGGTAGAGCCCCCTCCTGCTTCAGCGCCCCGCCCTGCCCGCACCCCAGGCACCCTCCAGCGGCAGGTGAGGATCCCCCAGAtgcctgccccaccccctcccaggacACCCCTGGGGTCTCCAGCCGGATACTGGAAACGAGTGGGACACTCGGAGTGCTCGGCATCCTGTGGGAAAG GTGTTTGGCGCCCCATCTTCCTCTGCATTTCTCGAGAGTCAGGAGAGGAGCTGGATGAACGCAGCTGTGCCCTGGGTGCCAGGCCCCCAGCCTCCCCGGAGCCCTGCCACGGCCCCCCATGCCCACCATA CTGGGAGGCCGGCGAGTGGACGTCCTGCAGCCGTTCATGCGGCCCTGGCACCCAGCACCGTCAGCTACGCTGCCGGCAGGAGTTTGGGGGCGGCGGCTCCTCAGTGCCCCCAGAGCGCTGCGGGCACCTGCCCCGGCCCAACATCACCCAGCCCTGCCAGCTGCGCCTCTGTGGCCACTGGGAGGTTCGCTCGCCCTGGAGCCAG TGCTCTGTGCGATGCGGGCGCGGCCAGAGGAGCCGGCAGGTCCGCTGTGTCGGCAACAACGGGGATGAAGTGAGTGAGCAGGAGTGCGCCTCTGGGCCCCCGCGGCCCCCCAGCAGAGAGGCCTGTGACATGGGGCCCTGCACCACGGCCTGGTTCCACAGCGACTGGAGCTCCAAG TGTTCAGCGGAGTGTGGGACGGGAATCCAGAGACGTTCTGTGGTCTGCCTTGGGAGCGGGGAGGCCCACGGGATAAGCCAGGAAGAAGCAGGGGCAGGAGCCGGTGAGCAGACTTGTGCACCCGGAAGCCGGCCCCCTGACATGCGTGCCTGCAGCTTGGGGCCCTGTGAGGTGAAGTGGTGCTGGTACACCGGGCCCTGGGCGGAG TGCTCCTCAGACTGCGGCTCTGGCACGCAGCGTAGAGATGTCATCTGTGTGTCCAAACTGGGGACTGAGTTCAACGTGACTTCTCCCAGCAACTGCTCCCACctgcccaggccccctgccctgcAGCCCTGTCAAGGGCAGGACTGCCAGGACCGGTGGTTTTCTACACCCTGGAGTCCG TGTTCTCGCTCCTGTCAGGGCGGCGTGCAAACAAGGGAGGTCCAGTGCCTGACCGCCAATCAGACCCTCAGCATCCGATGCCCTCTTCACCTGCGGCCCGCCAGGAAACGATCCTGTAACAGCCAGCCCTGCAGCCAGCGCCCTG ATGATCAATGCAAGGACAACTCTCCACACTGCCCCCTGGTGGTGCAGGCCCGGCTCTGCGTCTATCCCTACTACACAGCCACCTGTTGCCGCTCTTGTGCCCATGTCCTGGAGCGGTCTCCCCCAGAGCCCGCCTGA